From Candidatus Rubrimentiphilum sp., one genomic window encodes:
- a CDS encoding DUF1611 domain-containing protein: MRRYAVFAPGEFENNAKTAHGVIRHSNDETVAVVDPTCAGRIVRDVVPYLDSNAPVVSSVAEALRFKPSSLLIGTAPKGGKLPAAWRAEVLAAIDAGLEIVSGLHDLLSEDPEFAAAARQRGVNLWDVRKPPEVPLFSGAAYDVKAPILLAVGNDCAVGKMTVMLELARAARDAGGSAEFVPTGQTGIMIAGWGIAVDRVIADFAPGASEQLVLEAAKRDPEYILVEGQGAINHPAYAPVTLALLFGCAPDALLIIADVKRTQIDVYGTPILSYRDLIRVHEDLCATVKPASVVGIALNTFGLTAQQAQAEIARAREETGLPADDVVRNGPDVLWSEVAPKLVKRHPLSAKVVA; this comes from the coding sequence TTGCGTAGGTATGCGGTCTTCGCGCCCGGCGAATTCGAGAACAACGCCAAGACCGCGCACGGTGTGATCCGCCATTCAAACGACGAAACCGTTGCCGTCGTGGATCCAACGTGCGCCGGCCGCATCGTGCGCGACGTGGTGCCGTATCTCGATAGCAACGCGCCGGTTGTGTCGAGCGTCGCCGAAGCGCTTCGCTTCAAGCCAAGCTCGTTGTTGATCGGAACCGCGCCTAAGGGCGGAAAGCTTCCCGCGGCCTGGCGCGCCGAAGTGCTCGCCGCGATTGACGCGGGGCTAGAGATCGTCAGCGGCTTGCACGACTTGCTTTCCGAAGATCCGGAATTCGCGGCGGCCGCGCGCCAACGCGGCGTGAATCTGTGGGACGTGCGCAAGCCGCCCGAGGTTCCGCTGTTCAGCGGCGCCGCGTACGACGTAAAGGCGCCGATACTGCTGGCGGTCGGTAACGACTGTGCGGTCGGCAAGATGACGGTGATGCTGGAGCTCGCGCGCGCGGCGCGCGATGCCGGCGGAAGCGCCGAGTTCGTTCCGACCGGACAGACCGGCATTATGATTGCCGGCTGGGGAATCGCCGTCGATCGCGTCATCGCCGATTTTGCGCCCGGTGCAAGCGAACAGCTCGTACTCGAAGCCGCAAAACGCGATCCCGAATATATTCTGGTCGAGGGACAAGGCGCCATCAATCATCCGGCGTACGCACCGGTGACGCTGGCGTTGCTTTTTGGTTGCGCACCCGATGCGCTGCTGATCATAGCCGATGTCAAACGCACGCAGATCGACGTCTACGGGACACCGATTCTCTCGTACCGGGATCTGATCCGCGTCCACGAAGATCTCTGCGCGACCGTAAAACCGGCATCGGTTGTGGGAATTGCCCTCAATACGTTCGGCTTGACGGCGCAGCAGGCGCAGGCAGAAATCGCTCGTGCGCGCGAGGAAACGGGTTTGCCGGCGGACGACGTCGTTCGCAACGGTCCCGACGTGCTGTGGAGCGAAGTGGCGCCGAAGCTCGTCAAACGCCATCCGCTCTCCGCAAAGGTTGTTGCATGA